A single window of Flavobacterium aestivum DNA harbors:
- a CDS encoding RrF2 family transcriptional regulator: protein MFSKTCEYGIRATIFIASQSFQSKRVGLKDIAEKIDSPEAFTAKILQILSKSNIIRSIKGVGGGFEIPKETMSEIKLSHIVTALEGDSVFTGCGLGLSQCSEEHPCPVHEKFKSIRNELAFMLENTNLEELALGIKTGDTFLRY from the coding sequence ATGTTTTCTAAAACCTGCGAATACGGTATTCGAGCAACAATATTTATAGCCTCACAATCCTTTCAAAGCAAAAGGGTGGGTCTAAAAGACATTGCTGAAAAAATTGATTCTCCCGAAGCTTTTACAGCCAAAATTCTTCAAATATTATCCAAGAGCAATATTATTCGTTCCATAAAAGGTGTTGGAGGTGGTTTTGAAATTCCCAAAGAAACAATGAGCGAAATTAAGCTTTCACATATTGTTACTGCTCTAGAAGGAGATTCTGTTTTTACAGGTTGTGGTTTAGGTCTTAGCCAATGCTCTGAGGAACATCCCTGTCCGGTTCATGAAAAATTTAAATCCATTCGTAACGAATTGGCTTTTATGCTCGAAAATACAAATCTGGAGGAATTGGCCTTGGGTATAAAGACAGGTGATACTTTCTTGCGATACTAA
- a CDS encoding CopD family protein, with product MNHHFLLIIHLLCAAIWVGGHLLLVFGHLPQALKEKNQNIILDYEKKYEPVGMTALVLLVVTGILMAYKYGVSIEYWFHFATPIEKVVSTKLLLLLLTVLFALSAQFRVLPKLKTNPDKLPEMTFHILSVTLIGVLILIFGSFIRFGGF from the coding sequence ATGAACCATCATTTCCTACTAATCATTCATCTTTTGTGTGCCGCCATTTGGGTAGGCGGTCATTTGTTATTGGTCTTCGGTCATTTACCTCAAGCCCTCAAGGAGAAAAATCAGAATATAATCCTCGACTATGAGAAAAAGTATGAACCAGTCGGAATGACTGCTTTGGTTTTATTAGTAGTCACCGGAATCCTGATGGCTTATAAATATGGCGTAAGCATCGAGTATTGGTTTCATTTTGCTACACCAATAGAAAAAGTGGTTTCTACTAAATTGCTTTTGCTTTTACTAACGGTGCTTTTTGCCTTGAGTGCCCAATTCCGAGTATTGCCAAAACTTAAAACCAATCCTGATAAATTACCAGAAATGACTTTTCATATTCTATCTGTCACCTTGATTGGTGTTTTGATACTTATTTTTGGTTCTTTTATCCGTTTTGGAGGATTTTAG
- a CDS encoding WG repeat-containing protein, protein MKCYLFVVLLSIYSNVFGQEKFRIKEVETGNGKTIYYMVNEKGKSIKELDSTKYTISMNADDYLYFAIFHIKGEKGWSAIDSNENVLFEVYNTSFGEPSPDEIIEKKIRIVDENDKIGFADYKGKIIIKPQFEIASSFHKGKAIIGQSCDKIPWDKHVDENGCHHYSVVCDKQGYIDESGRIILLGDYTFEEIQKKIHWKRPD, encoded by the coding sequence ATGAAATGTTATTTATTTGTAGTGCTGTTATCAATTTATTCAAATGTTTTTGGGCAAGAGAAGTTTAGGATAAAAGAAGTAGAAACAGGAAATGGGAAAACCATTTATTATATGGTTAACGAAAAGGGGAAATCCATTAAAGAACTGGATAGTACTAAATATACTATTTCTATGAATGCTGACGATTATCTGTACTTCGCGATTTTTCATATAAAAGGAGAAAAGGGGTGGTCAGCAATTGATAGTAATGAAAATGTTTTGTTTGAGGTTTATAATACTAGTTTTGGTGAGCCTTCACCAGATGAAATAATTGAGAAGAAAATAAGGATTGTTGATGAAAATGATAAAATAGGATTTGCCGATTATAAAGGAAAGATCATTATAAAACCTCAATTTGAAATAGCATCTTCTTTCCATAAAGGCAAAGCAATTATAGGACAAAGTTGTGATAAAATTCCTTGGGATAAACATGTTGATGAAAATGGATGTCATCATTACTCAGTAGTGTGTGATAAGCAAGGATATATTGATGAAAGCGGAAGGATTATACTATTGGGGGATTATACTTTTGAAGAGATACAAAAGAAAATACATTGGAAACGACCAGATTAA
- a CDS encoding DUF3667 domain-containing protein: MNITCKNCHQTYKGHYCSNCGQTAETHQLNLHFLLHDLQHGLFHFDSGITYTGKQLFTRPGHSIREFIEGKRVKHFKPISLIIVLATVYIALIHLLHIDLFPKTEQSTISDYSITVEKLKEWLTSHFAWITLLSIPLHTIGTAICFRKQGYNFIEYFILNTYKAAQKLYISILFIPLLYHYNGTPAIETVFRTLILIDFVFYFWTNVQFFNHLSKTKTFFLTLLTHIIFWFLLFSFLIAAILIMNKG, encoded by the coding sequence ATGAATATCACTTGTAAAAACTGCCATCAAACTTATAAAGGACATTATTGCAGCAACTGTGGGCAAACTGCTGAAACGCACCAACTCAATTTGCATTTCTTATTGCATGATTTACAACATGGACTATTTCATTTTGATAGCGGAATAACCTATACTGGTAAACAATTATTCACCAGACCTGGTCATTCGATTCGTGAATTCATTGAGGGAAAAAGAGTCAAACATTTCAAACCTATTTCTTTAATAATAGTTTTGGCAACAGTTTATATTGCATTAATTCATCTGCTTCATATTGATCTATTTCCAAAAACTGAGCAAAGCACAATTTCCGATTATAGCATTACGGTTGAAAAACTTAAAGAATGGCTGACATCTCATTTTGCTTGGATAACGTTACTCAGCATTCCTTTACATACTATCGGGACTGCTATTTGTTTTAGAAAACAAGGTTATAATTTTATAGAATATTTTATACTCAACACCTACAAAGCGGCACAAAAATTATATATCTCTATACTTTTTATTCCTTTACTCTATCATTATAACGGAACTCCTGCTATCGAAACGGTATTCAGAACATTAATCCTAATTGATTTTGTCTTTTATTTTTGGACCAATGTTCAATTTTTCAATCATCTGTCAAAAACTAAAACATTCTTTCTGACACTGCTGACCCATATCATATTTTGGTTTCTACTGTTTTCCTTTTTAATTGCAGCAATACTTATTATGAACAAAGGATAA
- the nadB gene encoding L-aspartate oxidase, whose translation MITTNYLVIGSGVAGLTFALKMANRFPEKTITIITKANAEESNTKYAQGGIAIVTDKTEDSYQKHIEDTLICGDGLCNKEVVKMVVTEGPKRLKELIEWGAQFDKNAKGAFDLGKEGGHSENRVVHHKDQTGSEIQRAILGQVMLKENITVLDHYFALELITQDNRCVGAYALDEKTNEIIAYQSDFTLLATGGIGHIYGHTTNPIIATGDGIAMAYRANAVIKDMEFIQFHPTALYDNTTGSKFLISEAVRGFGARLRTKKGELFMHNYDSRGDLASRDIVSQSIDLELKKSGDECVYLDCTHLEMEAFKNHFPMIYSYCKKVGVDLEKDWIPVVPAQHYLCGGIVVDINGKTSIENLFACGECSRTGLHGANRLASNSLLEALVYSDKIYHYLAENPFITPKTKTIIPEWVTKSKTKIAPEYIAKIKANLQFLMRQNAGIVRFDSDLLKAKEQLKIMQDEIDDTIKNYLVCTDLYELNNMIDIGNLIVQQSIDRNGNSGGFVKYKSKDIK comes from the coding sequence ATGATTACAACCAATTATCTAGTTATAGGTTCAGGCGTTGCCGGATTGACATTTGCACTTAAAATGGCCAATCGTTTTCCTGAGAAAACCATTACCATTATTACCAAAGCCAACGCTGAAGAGTCTAACACCAAATATGCCCAAGGCGGCATAGCCATTGTTACTGATAAAACGGAAGATTCGTATCAAAAACACATTGAGGACACCCTTATTTGTGGTGACGGACTCTGTAATAAAGAAGTCGTAAAAATGGTTGTCACCGAAGGTCCAAAACGCCTGAAAGAACTGATAGAATGGGGAGCACAATTTGATAAAAATGCTAAAGGTGCTTTTGACTTAGGTAAAGAAGGTGGTCATTCCGAAAATAGAGTGGTACATCATAAAGACCAAACTGGTTCCGAAATTCAACGTGCTATTTTGGGACAGGTAATGCTCAAAGAAAACATTACTGTTTTGGATCATTACTTTGCCTTAGAGTTGATCACTCAAGATAATCGTTGCGTAGGAGCTTATGCTCTTGACGAAAAAACAAACGAGATAATTGCTTATCAATCCGATTTTACCTTATTGGCAACTGGTGGCATTGGCCATATATATGGTCACACCACCAATCCTATTATTGCCACAGGTGACGGAATTGCAATGGCCTATCGCGCTAATGCTGTCATAAAGGACATGGAATTTATTCAATTTCATCCAACTGCCTTATATGATAATACTACTGGTTCAAAATTTTTAATATCCGAAGCTGTTCGTGGTTTTGGTGCCCGGTTGAGAACCAAAAAAGGGGAATTATTCATGCATAATTATGATTCCCGAGGTGATCTTGCCTCTAGAGATATTGTATCACAAAGTATTGATTTGGAACTCAAAAAATCTGGTGACGAGTGTGTCTATCTAGACTGCACTCATCTAGAAATGGAAGCTTTTAAAAATCACTTCCCAATGATTTATTCCTATTGCAAAAAAGTAGGGGTTGACCTTGAAAAAGATTGGATTCCTGTTGTTCCTGCCCAACATTATTTATGTGGCGGAATTGTAGTAGATATCAACGGTAAGACTTCTATAGAAAATTTATTTGCTTGTGGGGAATGCTCCAGAACTGGATTACATGGCGCCAACAGACTGGCTTCAAACTCTCTATTGGAAGCTTTGGTTTACTCCGATAAAATTTACCATTATCTGGCAGAGAATCCATTTATTACCCCAAAAACAAAAACTATCATTCCTGAATGGGTTACCAAATCTAAAACAAAAATTGCTCCCGAATATATTGCCAAAATAAAAGCGAATCTACAGTTTTTGATGCGTCAAAACGCGGGAATCGTTCGGTTTGATTCAGATTTACTGAAAGCCAAAGAGCAACTCAAAATCATGCAAGACGAAATAGATGACACTATAAAAAATTATCTTGTTTGCACTGATTTATATGAATTGAACAATATGATAGACATTGGGAATCTTATCGTGCAACAATCTATTGACCGAAATGGGAATTCAGGTGGATTTGTAAAATATAAATCAAAGGACATTAAATAA
- the nadA gene encoding quinolinate synthase NadA, whose amino-acid sequence MKSLKERILELKKEKNAVILAHYYQESDIQDVADYVGDSLGLSQEAMKVDADIILFAGVHFMAETAKILNPTKKVILPDLKAGCSLAESCPPDLFKKFTEAHPDHIVVTYVNCSAEVKALTDIVVTSSNAVKIVQSIPEDKPIIFAPDKNLGKYVMEQTGRKMLLWDGSCVVHEAFSLDKLIALYKQNPDAQIIAHPESETHILKTANYIGSTAGMINYVKTNPSNKFIVATEAGILHKMKQEVPNKILIPAPSNEDNTCACSECGYMKMNTLQKVYDCLLNETPEVNVPDDIREKALIPIERMLELS is encoded by the coding sequence ATGAAAAGTCTTAAAGAACGTATATTGGAATTGAAAAAAGAGAAAAATGCGGTAATCTTAGCCCATTATTATCAAGAATCCGATATTCAAGATGTTGCAGATTATGTAGGTGACAGCTTAGGATTGTCTCAAGAAGCCATGAAAGTTGACGCTGACATTATTCTTTTTGCCGGAGTTCATTTTATGGCCGAAACTGCCAAAATTTTAAATCCTACTAAAAAAGTAATTCTGCCTGATTTAAAAGCAGGTTGTTCCCTTGCCGAATCTTGCCCTCCTGATTTATTCAAAAAATTCACGGAAGCGCATCCCGATCATATCGTAGTTACTTATGTAAACTGCTCTGCCGAAGTAAAAGCATTGACAGACATTGTGGTTACTTCCTCTAATGCTGTCAAAATTGTACAGTCTATCCCAGAAGACAAACCTATTATTTTTGCCCCAGATAAAAATTTAGGAAAATATGTAATGGAGCAAACCGGTAGAAAAATGCTACTTTGGGATGGTTCTTGTGTGGTTCACGAAGCATTCTCGCTAGACAAGCTGATTGCTCTATACAAACAAAACCCAGATGCTCAAATTATTGCTCATCCTGAGTCTGAAACGCATATTCTAAAAACAGCAAACTATATAGGATCTACAGCGGGAATGATTAATTATGTAAAAACCAATCCTAGCAACAAATTTATCGTTGCAACCGAAGCTGGTATTTTGCATAAAATGAAACAAGAAGTTCCTAATAAAATCCTTATTCCAGCACCGTCTAACGAAGATAATACTTGTGCTTGCAGCGAATGTGGATATATGAAAATGAATACACTTCAAAAAGTATATGACTGTCTATTGAATGAAACTCCAGAAGTTAATGTTCCGGATGACATTAGAGAAAAAGCATTAATCCCAATAGAACGCATGCTCGAATTATCTTAA